The segment AGCATGGCAGGTAAAATACAGCATTTTCCCACCaccaaagaaaaaaggaaacacttacttaataaaaagtgaaacaatgtgTTGTACTTCACAGGTCCTGAAGCAGCTCAGACATTTGAACTACACCAACAGTATGGGGGAAAAGATGCACTTTGAAGAGAATGCAGACTTGGCAGCTAACTACACCATTATAAACTGGCACAGATCTGGTGAGCACGGCTCAGTGTTGTTTGAGGAGGTTGGATATTACAACGTGCAGGCCAGGAGAGGAGCCAAACTGTTCATCGACAAGACAAAGATTCTGTGGAATGGGTACAGTTCAGAGGTcagtaaaaactgttttgtagtGAATAGACTCATCACTCCTTTCTTGTGTTTCCTgccatttagtgtttttatattcTACTGGCATGAGCTCTTTTGAATTGTTAGCAGGTCACTGCAAGGAAGGAAAAGATTAAAATTGCTACAGAGGAGCAATAAAACAAGcggaaaacacagcagtgaaataTTATCACCTTATAAAATAGCTGTGGTGAACAATGACACAGAGTAACATTAGCAACCAATTAAAGTCATGGTTGTGTCCTGGAAAATGAAAATCCAACAGTTACTAATGTTTTAGTTCTCTTTTGTTCTCCCAGCTCCGGAGAGAAGTACCTGGCTCTTTGGGCTGCTACAATTTAATTATTGCAGGAACAAAGATTGATaaaaaacagtgacacagtACATTTTAAGGCTTTTTCTCCAATTGATGATTAAAACAGTACATCAAAAATCTATATATGAGAGTTGAGAAACTGCAAAGTGTGGTGATAACTCTGTTTGGGTTTTTTATAAGGGGCGAccacttttgttatttttatataataaataccaAGTGCTGCTTTAAGTTGCTTTTAGagttattttctgctgtttctcatgcaggttttgtgtctttgttgtgtcCTATAGGTACCATTCTCAAATTGCAGTGAGGACTGTGAACCTGGCACAAGAAAAGGTATAGGCATAGACAGTATGCCCACCTGCTGCTTTGAATGCACAGAGTGCTCAGATGGAGAGTACAGTAACCACAGAGGTACAGAGaagtcacacatgcacaatcttacactaatgttacatgtttttaatgtttcagttgtAATGCTaagcatgttttatttgtacagatGCCAGTGTCTGCACCAAGTGTCCAAATAACTCCTGGTCCAACGGGAACCACACATTCTGCTTCCTGAAGGAAATTGAGTTTCTCTCATGGACAGAACCATTCGGGATAGCTTTGGCCATATGTGCAGTACTGGGTGTTGCCTTGACAGCGTTTGTGATGGGAGTCTTTGTCAAATTTCGTAACACCCCAATAGTAAAGGCCACAAACAGAGAACTGTCCTATGTTCTCTTGTTCTCACTTATCTGTTGCTTCTCCAGTTCTCTCATCTTCATCGGAGAGCCACAGGATTGGACATGCCGTTTACGCCAACCTGCCTTTGGCATCAGTTTTGTTCTCTGCATCTCCTGCATCCTCGTGAAGACTAATAGAGTGCTTTTGGTATTTGAGGCGAAGATCCCTACAAGTCTCCATCGTAAATGGTGGGGATTAAACCTGCAGTTTATGTTGGTGTTCCTGTGCACGTTTGTCCAAGTCATGATATGTGTCGTCTGGCTTTACAATGCCCCTCCTTCTAGCTACAAGAATCATGACATTGATGAAATCATTTTTATCACCTGCAATGAGGGCTCTGTGATGGCTCTTGGGTTTCTTATTGGCTACACATGCCTCCTGGCAGCTATATGTTTCTTCTTTGCGTTTAAATCACGGAAACTGCCAGAGAACTTTACAGAAGCCAAGTTCATCACTTTTAGTATgcttatattttttattgtttggaTCTCTTTTATTCCTGCATACTTCAGTACTTATGGCAAGTTTGTTTCAGCTGTAGAGGTCATTGCTATATTGGCATCTAGCTTTGGGATGCTGGCCTGTATCTTCTTCAACAAAGTCTACATAATCCTTTTCAAACCCTCCAGGAACACCATTGAGGAAGTCAGATGCAGCACAGCAGCCCATGCATTCAAAGTGGCTGCAAAGGCTACACTAAAACATAACACAGCTTCAAGAAGAAAATCCAGTAGCATTGGTGAATCTTCTGCCTCGACTCCATCTTCATCCATTAGCCTCAAAACCAATGGCAATGACTGTGAACCGACTTCAGGAAAGCATATGCCAAGGGTGAGCTTTGGCAGCGGAACAGTTACTCTCTCCTTGAGCTTTGAGGAGTCAAGGAGGAGTTCTCTGATGTAATAGCATACCAAATATGTGGATGTGTCAAATTTCCCCTTCATTAATCTCATTGATAGGGTGTATATTGGTCTTTATTCTGAAATGCATTTGCATGTAGACCTTATCATCTTTCCATTTTCTCAACATTTTGTCAGAAAGATGATGTTTTACTTGAGAAAAACAATATCAGAtaacaaatgtactgtactttaccaGAATCCTgtgattgattttattattttcagcataATCCTGATGTAAACATAAACTAATAAAAGATTTTGTACAATTAACCTTACACAGTTTTCCCCCTATCTATTTATCTGGGTTACATTTACATAGCAATATtgcaaaacaagacagagagagcgtAAGTTGTTAAGCGTAACTGATAATTAATATTATGGGAGTAGGATTGAGACCAGCGGATGCATGACTCACACCCTAAATACACAATCACAGGATGTCCCATGTCCAAATGTTCCATACTTGGTGATGTTGGTGGTGGTTTTATTATGGTCAattacaaaacaacagaaaaaacagagcaCTACTAACGGGGCATTGCTAAATTCATGCCCCCTTATTTGGGGTATGCCTGGGCTTGAGATTATtacaagcacattttaaaacccTGGCAAAATATCCTATTAAATCATGAGATGAAGTGTAAActatatttaaacagtaataCATGAGATATATTTGTTTGGCACAGCCTACCAGAAAAGTACTAAACCTCAGGAGTCCTCCCTCCCCATTTCAGATACTCTGTTTTTTGAAccattaatattacatttgtatTCAAAATATCAATAGATTGTACATGTTGTAATGAGAAGATCTCTCCAAATCATAAATCTGggtaaaagaaaaaggaaacaatgaaCATGCTGTTTGAAGTTTGGAGGATATTTTGATGTAGAGAGAGAACTTCCTCTTGCTTGCTTATCACAAGTCCCTGACAACTGCAAACAGTGCAGGTCTATCTCACATGTTAATGTTATTCTCGCTATAGTCCTACACTACACAGTCATGTCCTCACAGTAGGGAGAAGGGAGAAGAGGCTTCATGTTGGCACTGTTTATTCTAACCCACtctgtcaaaacacacagctctaTCCATTTCTTGTGTATACTTTAAAGTACAAATggaacataaataataatataggcctaaatatttatatgcatacttaaattaaattcaaataaaagtaGATaccaagttgtttttgtcaCCCATCTTTGTTCCATTGATCACTTAAGGCTTTTTAAATGAGGGTTTTAACAAAGGGAAAGCTATTGTTATCTgaataaaactgtcagaaagaaaaactagGCGAAAAAGGCACTTGCAGAGTGCAGGACCTCCCACATTGCTTAACAAAAGACATGCCGAGAAATGTAGGATCATGGCTGACCTGAACCTGATGAGCAGCTGGACAAGCGGTTCATCTgtaagaaggaggaaaagacatTTACCCTCAGAAACAGTGGAGTCCAGCAGGGAGACCAGCATGTTGTCTTTGTCTGATCTGCAGGACAAAATGACCAGGAAGCATTGCATGATGGGACTGTTTGTCACAGTCTGTCCTGGATAAGAAAGAGAATAGGACAAAGTCTTAcaattattaaagaaaaacctGATTCTCTGATACATatgcacaaacatattttacacaccAACAGGTCTAGTAACGAcagttaaaagagaaaatcagGAATTTTGAATATGATGCTAATTAGTATTTTAGTCACACAGGATAATCACTGTAAaccatacatacatacatacaatcCATGGAAATACTTCCATGCCCTGATGTTACTTAATGCAATGGTTTCCACCAGCATGGAGCATATGATGACAGTTGctaataattttttattataaaactgATAGATTGGTAGTCTGGTGGGCATGAAAATGAACGTGGCCATGTCTGggatgtttttattatgtttaggCACTTTAAAAACTGCTATGACAATTAGCAATTATGATAATAGAAAAGCTGAGTACCAAATGTGCCCGTAGAAACTGATCTAGCTGTTTATGGTGCAATAGGCTGTGATATGTAGACgtattttaaacaacaacaacaacaaaaaaaatgaatgtggccgtggcttttattttgaaatccacATACCGGAACTGTTACGATAGCATGACTTGACGCGAagttggaaaaacaaatatttcctgtttttcctgaATCCGATACTGTGGCACGTTGAACCTGTTTCAATGACATAAAGTAagtaatataaattaatttgatcGCAGATTGTTACCTGTAGCACAGTTAGGTATGTGTTAACGGCTCCTAATGCTAACGCTATACTAGCTAATGATGTTTAAACTGGTATACATCAAACATAAGTATCGTGGATTTATGTAAACCTGACATAAGTTACTGCCTGTTTAGCTGTCTATCTACCGTTTCCTTCTTAAATAACTTAAATGTTAGCCTATAGGCTTTAGCTTTATGTGTAAAATGATGTATCTGTCCATCACACCTGGTGCTAATATCAACGTCCGCGTCCATCCCAGTACTGGGTTCTTCTACTGGAATAAGGTCATTTAGGGTTTGTCCTCCACGGTTTCTAAGAAAATTACTTCacttttaatttacagttatttaacaCTAGGTGACATCCGCATTCGTCAGCTACCTAACTCCCTAGCTAACAGGTCTAGCGGGGTCTCTTCATTGTAGACACACCTGCAGCCACTCGTGGTCCGAGCGTTTCCGAGAAATCAACTGTAACCAGGAGAAGAAGGAGCTTCTAGGTCTGTTAATATCACATGTCATGGTGCTGCTCTCTGCTAGATAGATTAGTATAGTTCAGattagtatttttagttttatacaCGTGAGTGTAACCTGTGTTAGTTTGGAAGGTAGTCGCTCATCGTTACGATTGTCCTGTTAGCTGG is part of the Anabas testudineus chromosome 14, fAnaTes1.2, whole genome shotgun sequence genome and harbors:
- the casr gene encoding extracellular calcium-sensing receptor; the protein is MKLVLYYVILLGSSYVISTYGPQQRAQMTGDILFGGLFPIHFGVASKHQDLAARPESTQCVRFNFRGFRWLQAMIFAIDEINNSSSLLPNITLGYRIFDTCNAVSKALEATLSFVAQNKIDSLNLDEFCNCTDHIPSTIAVVGAAGSAISTAVANLLGLFYIPQISYASSSRLLSNKNQYKSFMRTIPTDEYQATAMADIIEYFQWNWVIAVASDDDYGRPGIEKFEKEMEERDICIHLNELISQYFEDHEIQALADRIENSTAKVIVVFASGPDVEPLIKEMVRRNITDRIWLASEAWASSSLIAKPEYLDVVAGTIGFALKAGRIPGFRQFLQQVQPKKDSHNEFVREFWEETFNCYLQDSPRLQESGSTSLRPLCTGEEDITSVETPYLDYTHLRISYNVYVAVYSIAHALQDILTCKPGHGLFANNSCADIKKMEAWQVLKQLRHLNYTNSMGEKMHFEENADLAANYTIINWHRSGEHGSVLFEEVGYYNVQARRGAKLFIDKTKILWNGYSSEVPFSNCSEDCEPGTRKGIGIDSMPTCCFECTECSDGEYSNHRDASVCTKCPNNSWSNGNHTFCFLKEIEFLSWTEPFGIALAICAVLGVALTAFVMGVFVKFRNTPIVKATNRELSYVLLFSLICCFSSSLIFIGEPQDWTCRLRQPAFGISFVLCISCILVKTNRVLLVFEAKIPTSLHRKWWGLNLQFMLVFLCTFVQVMICVVWLYNAPPSSYKNHDIDEIIFITCNEGSVMALGFLIGYTCLLAAICFFFAFKSRKLPENFTEAKFITFSMLIFFIVWISFIPAYFSTYGKFVSAVEVIAILASSFGMLACIFFNKVYIILFKPSRNTIEEVRCSTAAHAFKVAAKATLKHNTASRRKSSSIGESSASTPSSSISLKTNGNDCEPTSGKHMPRVSFGSGTVTLSLSFEESRRSSLM